From the genome of Pseudomonas sp. AB6, one region includes:
- a CDS encoding arginyltransferase, with protein sequence MTELARLKFYATQPHSCSYLPEEQATTLFLDPSQPMDVQVYADLSDMGFRRSGDHLYRPHCQNCSACVPARIPVGLFAPDRQQKRIFKRNADLHVRAAKPHFSEEYFDLYQRYIEQRHADGDMYPPNRDQFSTFLIRDLPFSTFYEFRLDDRLLAVAVTDLLPNGLSAVYTFYEPAEDHRSLGRYAILWQIEEAARLQLHAVYLGYWIKNCKKMNYKTQYRPIELLTNQRWVTLY encoded by the coding sequence ATGACCGAGCTGGCGCGGCTTAAGTTTTATGCCACTCAACCCCATTCCTGCAGCTATTTGCCTGAGGAACAAGCGACGACGTTATTTCTGGACCCTAGCCAGCCTATGGATGTTCAGGTGTATGCCGATCTTTCCGACATGGGATTTCGCCGGAGCGGCGATCACCTGTATCGACCTCACTGCCAAAACTGCAGCGCCTGCGTACCTGCGCGCATCCCTGTCGGACTGTTCGCTCCAGACCGCCAGCAAAAACGCATATTTAAACGAAATGCTGATTTGCACGTCCGTGCGGCAAAACCCCATTTTAGTGAAGAGTACTTCGACCTCTATCAACGCTACATTGAGCAGCGACACGCCGACGGCGACATGTATCCTCCTAATCGCGATCAGTTTTCTACCTTTTTGATCCGCGATCTACCGTTCTCGACGTTTTATGAATTTCGCCTTGATGATCGCTTGTTGGCGGTAGCCGTTACAGACCTTCTGCCGAACGGACTGTCAGCGGTGTACACCTTTTACGAACCGGCCGAAGATCACCGCAGTCTGGGGCGCTATGCCATCCTTTGGCAAATCGAAGAGGCAGCCCGGCTGCAGCTGCATGCGGTTTATCTAGGGTACTGGATTAAGAACTGTAAAAAGATGAATTACAAAACACAATATCGCCCCATCGAGCTGCTGACTAATCAACGTTGGGTCACTCTTTATTGA
- a CDS encoding NUDIX hydrolase: protein MDWHPHITVATIVEIQGRFLLVEEFKGNRNVLNQPAGHLDPNETLRQAAVRETLEETGWDVELTGVVGIYLYTAPSNGVTYQRVCFAAKPVLHHLERLLDTGIVQALWLSRDELFSQPENWRSELVMRCIDDYLAGPLHDLELIRD, encoded by the coding sequence ATGGATTGGCACCCCCATATTACCGTGGCAACTATCGTTGAAATTCAAGGCCGGTTTTTGCTGGTCGAGGAATTCAAGGGAAATCGAAACGTACTCAACCAGCCCGCAGGGCATCTTGATCCCAACGAAACCTTGCGCCAGGCCGCCGTGCGCGAAACCCTTGAAGAAACTGGCTGGGACGTTGAACTGACAGGCGTCGTTGGCATTTATTTGTACACTGCGCCCAGCAACGGGGTGACTTACCAGCGTGTGTGCTTTGCCGCCAAACCGGTTTTGCATCACCTGGAGCGCCTGTTGGACACCGGCATCGTCCAAGCCCTCTGGCTCAGCCGCGATGAACTGTTCTCTCAACCTGAGAATTGGCGCAGCGAATTGGTCATGCGCTGCATCGACGATTATCTCGCCGGGCCGCTTCATGACCTGGAGCTGATACGTGATTGA
- the mnmA gene encoding tRNA 2-thiouridine(34) synthase MnmA encodes MRDQALHDPAKTRVIVGMSGGVDSSVSAVLLIEQGYQVEGLFMKNWEEDDGTDYCTAREDLADAQAVCDKIGIKLHTANFAVEYWDNVFEHFLAEYKAGRTPNPDILCNREIKFKAFLDYALMLGADLIATGHYVRRRDVDGRTELLKGLDANKDQSYFLHAVGGEQIAKTLFPVGELEKPAVRAIAEKHDLATAKKKDSTGICFIGERRFSDFLKQYLPAQPGEIKTTEGEVIGRHHGLMYHTIGQRQGLGIGGLKDASDDPWYVLIKDLENNELIVGQGNDHPWLFSQALVASDIYWVNPIDLSTPRRLTAKVRYRQSDQQCTLEQTAAGYRATFNEPQRAVTPGQSVVFYDGEICLGGGVIELAEPWHSKDKR; translated from the coding sequence ATGCGTGATCAAGCCCTGCACGATCCAGCAAAAACGCGCGTTATCGTCGGCATGTCCGGCGGCGTCGACTCTTCCGTTTCTGCCGTTCTGCTGATTGAGCAGGGGTATCAAGTGGAAGGCCTGTTCATGAAGAACTGGGAAGAAGACGACGGAACCGACTATTGCACTGCCCGAGAAGACCTCGCGGACGCCCAGGCTGTTTGCGACAAAATTGGCATCAAGCTGCACACAGCCAACTTTGCCGTCGAATACTGGGACAACGTGTTCGAGCACTTCCTGGCCGAATACAAAGCAGGGCGTACCCCTAACCCAGACATCCTGTGCAACCGCGAAATCAAGTTCAAGGCGTTTCTCGACTACGCCCTGATGCTCGGTGCAGATTTGATCGCCACCGGACACTACGTGCGTCGCCGCGATGTAGACGGCCGTACCGAGCTGCTTAAAGGCCTGGACGCAAACAAAGACCAGAGCTATTTCCTGCATGCCGTAGGCGGCGAACAGATCGCCAAGACTCTGTTCCCGGTCGGGGAGCTGGAAAAGCCTGCGGTGCGCGCCATTGCCGAAAAGCACGATTTGGCCACGGCCAAGAAGAAAGACTCCACCGGTATCTGTTTTATCGGTGAGCGTCGCTTCAGTGACTTCCTCAAGCAGTACCTGCCGGCCCAACCGGGGGAAATCAAAACCACCGAAGGTGAAGTCATAGGCCGCCACCACGGCTTGATGTACCACACCATCGGCCAGCGCCAAGGCCTCGGCATCGGCGGTTTGAAAGACGCCAGCGATGATCCCTGGTACGTGCTGATCAAAGACCTGGAAAACAACGAGTTGATCGTTGGCCAAGGCAATGACCATCCTTGGTTGTTCTCCCAGGCACTGGTGGCCTCTGACATCTATTGGGTCAATCCGATTGATCTGAGCACCCCCCGACGGTTGACCGCCAAAGTGCGTTATCGCCAAAGCGATCAGCAATGCACCCTGGAGCAAACAGCGGCGGGCTATCGGGCCACCTTTAACGAACCTCAGCGCGCCGTGACACCCGGTCAATCCGTGGTGTTTTACGACGGCGAAATCTGCTTGGGCGGCGGCGTCATCGAACTCGCCGAACCGTGGCATAGCAAGGACAAGCGCTGA
- the aat gene encoding leucyl/phenylalanyl-tRNA--protein transferase, with translation MLTWLQRNTLTFPPLEKAMREPNGLLAAGGDLSPDRLIQAYRHGCFPWFQAGQPILWWSPDPRTVLFPQEIHLSRSLGKVMRQGNFQVTFDQNFTAVIQACAAPRTYADGTWITDSMQSAYLELHRRGFAHSVEVWENGLLVGGLYGLAMGQLFFGESMFSVADNASKVGFATLVERLTAWGFVLIDCQMPTQHLHSFGARSIARQTFADYLRAHLDMPTIADWLPRRVP, from the coding sequence ATGTTGACTTGGTTACAGCGAAACACCCTGACATTTCCTCCGCTGGAAAAAGCCATGCGCGAGCCCAATGGCTTATTGGCAGCCGGCGGCGATCTTTCTCCCGACCGATTGATTCAAGCATATCGGCATGGCTGCTTTCCGTGGTTCCAGGCAGGCCAGCCGATTTTATGGTGGTCGCCGGACCCGCGCACGGTTCTGTTTCCGCAAGAAATACACCTGTCCCGAAGCTTGGGTAAAGTCATGCGTCAGGGGAATTTTCAAGTGACCTTTGATCAGAACTTTACTGCGGTGATTCAAGCCTGCGCCGCACCACGCACTTACGCGGACGGAACATGGATTACCGACTCCATGCAATCGGCCTACCTTGAACTGCATCGGCGCGGCTTCGCCCATAGCGTAGAAGTTTGGGAAAACGGCCTGCTCGTCGGCGGACTTTACGGCTTGGCGATGGGTCAACTTTTTTTCGGCGAGTCCATGTTTAGCGTGGCGGATAACGCCTCTAAAGTTGGCTTTGCGACGCTAGTCGAACGGTTAACCGCGTGGGGATTCGTTTTGATTGACTGCCAGATGCCTACCCAGCACCTCCATAGCTTTGGCGCCAGATCAATAGCACGCCAGACGTTTGCTGATTACCTTCGCGCCCACTTGGATATGCCCACAATCGCCGACTGGTTACCTAGGCGAGTTCCGTAG
- the infA gene encoding translation initiation factor IF-1 codes for MAKEEAFELEGTVVDTLPNTMFRVELENGHIVTAHISGKMRKNYIRILTGDKVRVELTPYDLSKGRITYRAR; via the coding sequence ATGGCGAAAGAAGAAGCTTTTGAACTGGAAGGCACGGTCGTAGATACCCTGCCCAACACCATGTTCCGCGTGGAGTTGGAAAACGGGCACATCGTCACCGCGCATATTTCCGGCAAAATGCGTAAGAATTACATCCGTATTCTTACTGGCGACAAGGTGCGCGTCGAGTTGACGCCCTATGACTTGAGCAAAGGGCGTATCACTTACCGCGCCCGCTAA
- the cspD gene encoding cold shock domain-containing protein CspD, translating into MAIVSSSNSVKHGKVKWFNNAKGYGFINENDKTEDLFAHYSAITMDGYKTLKAGQPVVFEIIQGPKGLHAVNIMAASEIQSEQPVAAPSETKTTSDVSA; encoded by the coding sequence ATGGCAATAGTTAGCAGTAGCAACTCTGTCAAGCACGGTAAGGTCAAGTGGTTCAACAATGCCAAAGGCTATGGTTTCATCAATGAAAACGACAAGACCGAAGACTTGTTTGCCCACTATTCAGCAATCACGATGGACGGCTACAAGACGCTGAAAGCAGGCCAACCCGTGGTTTTCGAAATCATTCAGGGCCCCAAAGGACTGCATGCGGTCAATATAATGGCCGCGAGCGAGATTCAATCGGAGCAACCGGTGGCTGCTCCCAGTGAGACCAAGACAACCTCAGATGTAAGTGCCTGA
- the icd gene encoding NADP-dependent isocitrate dehydrogenase — MEYKKIQVPKVGEKITVNPDHSLNVPNNPIIPFIEGDGIGVDISPVMIKVVDAAVNKAYSGERKISWMEVYAGEKATQVYDQDTWLPQETLDAVKEYVVSIKGPLTTPVGGGIRSLNVALRQQLDLYVCLRPVRWFEGVPSPVKKPGEVDMTIFRENSEDIYAGIEWKAGSPEAVKIIKFLKEEMGVTKIRFEENCGIGVKPVSLQGTKRLVRKALQYVVDNDRDSLTIVHKGNIMKFTEGAFKEWAYEVAAEEFGATLLDGGPWMQFKNPKTGKNVVVKDAIADAMLQQILLRPAEYDVIATLNLNGDYLSDALAAEVGGIGIAPGANLSDTIAMFEATHGTAPKYAGKDQVNPGSLILSAEMMLRHMGWIEAADLIIKGTNGAISAKTVTYDFERLMDGATLLSSSAFGDALISHM; from the coding sequence ATGGAATACAAGAAGATTCAGGTTCCCAAAGTCGGCGAAAAGATCACGGTCAATCCAGATCATTCCTTGAATGTGCCGAACAACCCGATTATTCCTTTTATTGAAGGTGATGGTATCGGTGTCGACATCAGTCCGGTGATGATCAAAGTAGTAGATGCGGCCGTTAATAAGGCATATAGCGGTGAGCGGAAAATCTCTTGGATGGAGGTGTACGCCGGAGAGAAGGCGACCCAAGTTTACGATCAAGACACCTGGCTACCTCAAGAAACCTTGGACGCCGTAAAAGAGTACGTCGTCTCTATTAAGGGACCGCTGACCACACCTGTCGGCGGTGGTATTCGCTCTCTGAACGTTGCTCTACGTCAGCAACTGGATCTTTATGTGTGTCTAAGGCCAGTGCGCTGGTTCGAAGGCGTGCCGAGCCCGGTGAAAAAACCCGGCGAAGTCGACATGACCATCTTCCGTGAAAACTCCGAAGATATTTATGCTGGGATCGAATGGAAAGCAGGCTCGCCTGAAGCCGTCAAAATCATCAAATTCCTGAAAGAAGAAATGGGCGTTACTAAAATTCGATTCGAAGAAAACTGTGGTATTGGCGTCAAACCTGTTTCGCTGCAAGGCACTAAGCGCCTGGTGCGCAAAGCTTTGCAATACGTGGTCGATAACGATCGTGACTCCCTGACGATTGTGCACAAAGGCAACATCATGAAATTCACCGAAGGTGCCTTCAAGGAATGGGCCTATGAAGTGGCGGCCGAAGAGTTTGGCGCTACCCTGCTCGACGGTGGCCCTTGGATGCAGTTCAAAAATCCAAAAACCGGCAAAAACGTAGTCGTCAAAGATGCGATTGCGGACGCCATGCTTCAGCAGATTTTGCTCCGCCCAGCTGAATATGATGTGATCGCGACGCTTAATTTGAACGGAGACTATTTGTCCGACGCCCTGGCAGCAGAAGTCGGCGGCATTGGTATCGCGCCGGGCGCCAATTTGTCCGACACCATCGCGATGTTTGAAGCCACTCACGGTACGGCACCCAAATATGCCGGCAAAGATCAGGTCAATCCAGGCTCGCTGATTCTTTCCGCTGAAATGATGTTGCGTCACATGGGGTGGATCGAGGCTGCGGACTTGATCATTAAAGGCACCAATGGCGCCATTTCTGCCAAAACCGTGACTTACGACTTCGAGCGCCTGATGGACGGCGCCACGCTGCTGTCTTCTTCAGCCTTCGGCGACGCGCTGATCTCGCACATGTAG
- the clpS gene encoding ATP-dependent Clp protease adapter ClpS, with amino-acid sequence MHAISQIRLTFNQDRPQTHDDDAAGVALKEAKPALQAPPMYKVVLFNDDYTPMDFVVEVLEVFFNLNRELATKVMLAVHTEGRAVCGLFTRDIAETKAMQVNQYARESQHPLLCEIEKDG; translated from the coding sequence ATGCATGCAATCAGCCAGATTCGACTAACATTCAATCAGGATCGTCCACAAACACATGACGACGACGCCGCTGGAGTGGCGCTGAAAGAAGCTAAGCCAGCATTGCAGGCGCCACCAATGTACAAGGTGGTTTTATTTAATGATGATTACACCCCGATGGATTTCGTCGTCGAAGTACTCGAGGTATTTTTCAACCTGAATCGTGAGCTGGCGACCAAGGTCATGCTGGCCGTCCATACGGAGGGACGGGCAGTATGTGGATTGTTCACCCGCGACATCGCCGAGACCAAGGCAATGCAGGTGAACCAATACGCCAGGGAAAGCCAGCATCCGCTACTCTGTGAGATCGAGAAGGACGGTTAA
- the clpA gene encoding ATP-dependent Clp protease ATP-binding subunit ClpA — MLNRELEVTLNLAFKEARSKRHEFMTVEHLLLALLDNEAAATVLRACGANLDKLKHDLQEFIDSTTPLIPVHDEDRETQPTLGFQRVLQRAVFHVQSSGKREVTGANVLVAIFSEQESQAVFLLKQQTVARIDVVNYIAHGISKVPGHGDHSEGEQDMQDDEGGESSSSGNPLDAYASNLNELARQGRIDPLVGREMEVERVAQILARRRKNNPLLVGEAGVGKTAIAEGLAKRIVDNQVPDLLANSVVYSLDLGALLAGTKYRGDFEKRFKALLNELKKRPQAILFIDEIHTIIGAGAASGGVMDASNLLKPLLSSGDIRCIGSTTFQEFRGIFEKDRALARRFQKVDVSEPSVEDTIGILRGLKGRFEQHHGIEYSDEALRAAAELASRYINDRHMPDKAIDVIDEAGAYQRLQPIEKRVKRIEVPQVEDIVAKIARIPPKHVNSSDKELLRNLERDLKLTVFGQDAAIDALSTAIKLSRAGLKSPDKPVGSFLFAGPTGVGKTEAARQLAKALGIELVRFDMSEYMERHTVSRLIGAPPGYVGFDQGGLLTEAITKQPHCVLLLDEIEKAHPEVFNLLLQVMDHGTLTDNNGRKADFRNVIVIMTTNAGAETAARASIGFTHQDHSSDAMEVIKKSFTPEFRNRLDTIIQFTRLSHEVIKSVVDKFLTELQAQLEDKRVLLEVTDAARTWLAEGGYDAQMGARPMARLIQDKIKRPLAEEILFGELAEHGGVVHIDVKDGEMTFDFETTAEMA; from the coding sequence ATGTTAAACCGTGAGCTCGAAGTCACCCTTAATTTAGCCTTCAAGGAGGCTCGCTCGAAGCGTCATGAATTCATGACAGTTGAGCATCTCCTTTTGGCTCTATTGGATAATGAGGCTGCCGCCACCGTTCTGCGTGCCTGCGGCGCAAACCTCGATAAGCTCAAGCATGATTTGCAGGAGTTTATCGACTCCACGACCCCATTGATCCCTGTCCATGACGAAGATCGCGAAACCCAACCAACACTTGGGTTCCAACGCGTATTACAACGGGCAGTCTTCCATGTGCAAAGCTCCGGCAAGCGTGAAGTGACTGGCGCTAACGTGCTGGTCGCTATCTTCAGCGAACAAGAAAGCCAGGCAGTATTTCTGCTCAAGCAGCAGACTGTTGCCCGGATCGATGTTGTCAATTACATCGCTCATGGCATCTCCAAAGTGCCGGGGCATGGCGATCACTCTGAAGGTGAGCAAGATATGCAGGACGACGAGGGCGGTGAGTCTTCTTCCTCTGGCAATCCTCTGGATGCCTATGCCAGCAACTTGAATGAATTGGCTCGTCAGGGTCGTATTGATCCGTTGGTTGGCCGTGAAATGGAAGTCGAGCGTGTCGCGCAGATCCTCGCCCGACGTCGCAAAAACAATCCATTGCTGGTGGGTGAGGCCGGTGTCGGTAAAACCGCCATTGCTGAAGGCTTGGCCAAGCGCATCGTTGACAACCAAGTGCCTGACTTGCTCGCTAATAGCGTGGTTTATTCCCTCGACCTCGGCGCTTTGCTGGCGGGGACTAAATACCGTGGCGACTTCGAGAAGCGCTTCAAAGCGTTGCTCAACGAGCTGAAAAAGCGCCCTCAGGCGATCCTGTTTATCGATGAAATTCATACCATCATCGGTGCCGGGGCCGCGTCCGGTGGCGTGATGGATGCGTCCAACTTGCTAAAGCCGTTATTGTCTTCGGGCGATATCCGTTGCATCGGGTCGACGACTTTTCAAGAATTTCGTGGCATTTTCGAAAAAGATCGCGCGTTGGCCCGGCGTTTCCAGAAAGTCGATGTGTCGGAACCTTCGGTTGAAGACACCATTGGCATTCTGAGAGGCCTCAAGGGGCGTTTCGAGCAGCATCACGGTATCGAATACAGCGATGAAGCATTGCGCGCCGCAGCCGAACTGGCGTCGCGTTACATCAATGATCGTCACATGCCGGACAAAGCCATCGATGTTATCGACGAAGCTGGGGCGTACCAGCGCCTGCAGCCGATCGAGAAACGGGTGAAGCGTATTGAAGTGCCTCAGGTCGAAGACATCGTGGCCAAAATCGCACGTATTCCACCCAAGCACGTCAACAGCTCCGATAAAGAGCTTTTACGTAATCTAGAGCGTGATTTAAAGCTGACTGTATTTGGTCAGGATGCCGCGATCGATGCGCTGTCGACCGCGATTAAGCTATCACGTGCCGGCTTGAAGTCTCCGGACAAGCCAGTGGGCTCTTTTCTATTCGCAGGCCCCACAGGCGTCGGTAAGACCGAAGCTGCCCGTCAGTTGGCCAAGGCGTTGGGTATCGAGTTGGTTCGCTTCGATATGTCCGAATATATGGAACGTCACACCGTTTCGCGCTTGATCGGTGCTCCACCGGGCTACGTAGGTTTTGATCAGGGCGGTTTGCTGACCGAAGCAATCACCAAGCAGCCGCATTGTGTTCTGCTGCTTGATGAAATCGAGAAAGCGCACCCCGAAGTCTTTAATCTTCTGCTGCAGGTTATGGATCACGGTACGCTGACTGATAACAACGGACGTAAAGCGGATTTCCGCAACGTTATCGTTATCATGACAACCAACGCTGGCGCTGAAACTGCGGCGCGGGCATCCATCGGGTTTACGCACCAAGATCACTCATCCGATGCAATGGAAGTGATCAAGAAAAGCTTCACTCCCGAGTTCCGCAACCGGCTGGATACCATCATCCAATTTACTCGCCTCAGCCATGAGGTGATTAAAAGTGTGGTGGACAAATTCCTTACCGAACTGCAGGCGCAGCTGGAAGACAAGCGTGTATTGCTTGAAGTGACCGATGCTGCCAGAACCTGGCTTGCAGAAGGTGGCTACGATGCGCAAATGGGTGCGCGACCAATGGCTCGTTTGATTCAAGATAAAATCAAGCGTCCGCTGGCTGAAGAAATTCTGTTTGGCGAATTGGCCGAGCATGGCGGTGTAGTACATATCGACGTCAAGGATGGAGAAATGACCTTCGACTTCGAGACCACGGCAGAAATGGCGTAA
- a CDS encoding NADP-dependent isocitrate dehydrogenase has protein sequence MSIRSKIIYTFTDEAPALATYSLLPIIEAFTAFADIDVETRDISLAGRILTSFPESLSADQKVPNHLAELGSLANTPEANIIKLPNISASAPQLIAAIKELQASGFDIPDYPEAPTSDADKEVKSRYDKIKGSAVNPVLREGNSDRRAPLSVKNYARKHPHKMGAWSADSKSHVAYMNNGDFYGSEKAALIDSAGSVKIELIAQGGVITVLKEKTTVKAGEIIDCSTLSKKALSKFVAIEIEDAKKQGVLLSVHLKATMMKVSDPIMFGIIVAEYYKDALNKHAAVLKDIGFNLNNGIGDLYSRIKALPAEKQVEIEADIQAVYATRPPLAMVNSDKGITNLHVPSDVIVDASMPAMIRDSGKMWNTAGILQDTKAVIPDRCYATIYQAVIEDCKKHGAFDPTTMGSVPNVGLMAQKAEEYGSHDKTFEIQANGVVRITDDKGRLLLEQNVETGDIWRMCQAKDAPIQDWVKLAVNRARASNTPAIFWLDPLRAHDGVVIEKVQKYLKDHDTSGLDIRIMSPDDAMKFTLARTRLGQDTISVTGNVLRDYLTDLFPIMELGTSAKMLSIVPLMAGGGLFETGAGGSAPKHVQQLLEENFLRWDSLGEFLALAASLEHLGVTYHNSKAKVLASTLDQATGKFLDNNKSPSRKVGNIDNRGSHFYLAMYWAQALAAQTEDASLQAPFSKLAKTLADNEATIVAELNAVQGKPVDIVGYYRFDPELASAVMRPSKTLNAAIAAL, from the coding sequence ATGTCCATCCGCTCGAAAATCATCTACACCTTTACCGACGAAGCTCCTGCACTCGCCACTTACTCCTTGCTCCCCATCATCGAAGCGTTCACTGCCTTTGCTGATATCGACGTTGAAACGCGTGATATCTCTCTCGCAGGCCGAATACTTACAAGCTTCCCTGAGAGCCTTAGTGCCGACCAGAAGGTGCCGAACCATCTTGCTGAGCTCGGCAGTCTGGCGAATACCCCAGAAGCCAACATCATCAAGCTGCCTAACATCAGCGCCTCGGCCCCTCAATTAATCGCAGCCATCAAAGAATTACAAGCCAGCGGTTTTGATATCCCGGATTACCCGGAAGCACCGACTAGCGACGCTGATAAAGAAGTTAAGTCACGCTACGACAAAATTAAAGGCAGCGCTGTAAACCCAGTGCTGCGCGAAGGCAATTCTGACCGTCGTGCGCCTCTTTCGGTCAAGAATTACGCTCGCAAGCACCCGCACAAAATGGGTGCATGGAGCGCAGATTCGAAGTCACACGTTGCTTACATGAATAACGGCGATTTCTACGGCAGCGAAAAAGCTGCCCTGATCGACAGCGCAGGCAGCGTTAAAATCGAATTGATCGCTCAGGGCGGCGTTATTACCGTTCTGAAAGAAAAAACCACCGTGAAAGCGGGCGAGATCATCGATTGCTCAACCTTGAGCAAAAAAGCCTTGAGCAAATTCGTTGCAATTGAAATCGAAGACGCTAAAAAGCAGGGCGTTTTGCTTTCGGTTCACTTGAAAGCCACCATGATGAAGGTCTCGGATCCAATCATGTTCGGCATCATCGTGGCCGAGTACTACAAAGATGCGCTGAACAAACACGCGGCAGTACTGAAAGATATCGGCTTTAATTTGAACAACGGCATTGGCGATCTGTACTCGCGCATCAAAGCCTTGCCAGCCGAAAAACAAGTTGAAATCGAAGCGGACATCCAGGCGGTTTACGCCACTCGCCCTCCTTTGGCGATGGTCAACTCCGACAAGGGCATCACCAACCTGCACGTCCCAAGCGACGTCATCGTCGATGCTTCGATGCCTGCAATGATTCGTGACTCTGGCAAAATGTGGAACACCGCTGGCATCCTTCAAGACACCAAGGCCGTTATTCCGGACCGTTGCTACGCGACGATTTACCAAGCCGTAATTGAAGACTGCAAAAAACACGGCGCTTTCGACCCGACTACAATGGGCAGCGTGCCTAACGTGGGCCTGATGGCACAAAAAGCCGAAGAGTACGGTTCGCACGACAAGACATTTGAAATTCAGGCCAACGGCGTTGTGCGTATTACTGACGACAAAGGCCGTCTACTGCTTGAACAGAACGTTGAAACGGGTGATATCTGGCGCATGTGCCAGGCCAAAGACGCACCGATCCAAGACTGGGTCAAACTGGCTGTCAACCGCGCCCGCGCCAGCAACACACCGGCCATCTTCTGGCTTGACCCGTTGCGCGCCCACGACGGTGTGGTGATCGAGAAGGTCCAAAAGTACCTGAAAGACCACGACACCTCTGGCCTCGACATTCGCATCATGTCGCCCGACGACGCGATGAAATTCACCCTGGCACGTACTCGCTTGGGCCAAGACACCATTTCGGTGACTGGCAACGTGCTTCGCGACTACCTGACTGACCTGTTCCCGATCATGGAACTGGGCACCAGCGCGAAAATGCTGTCGATCGTACCCTTGATGGCCGGCGGTGGCCTGTTCGAAACCGGCGCGGGCGGATCAGCACCGAAGCACGTTCAGCAACTGCTGGAAGAAAACTTCCTGCGCTGGGATTCTCTGGGTGAATTCCTGGCCCTGGCTGCGTCGCTTGAACACTTGGGCGTCACTTACCACAATTCGAAAGCCAAGGTATTGGCCAGCACACTTGACCAGGCAACTGGCAAGTTCCTGGACAACAACAAGTCGCCTTCGCGCAAAGTCGGCAACATCGACAACCGCGGCAGCCACTTCTACCTGGCGATGTACTGGGCTCAGGCGTTGGCAGCTCAAACTGAAGACGCCAGCTTGCAAGCACCGTTCAGCAAATTGGCTAAAACCCTGGCAGACAATGAGGCAACCATCGTTGCCGAATTGAACGCCGTTCAGGGCAAGCCAGTGGACATCGTCGGTTACTATCGCTTTGATCCTGAGTTGGCGAGCGCAGTCATGCGCCCAAGCAAAACCTTGAACGCGGCGATCGCCGCACTTTAA